One Pyrus communis chromosome 13, drPyrComm1.1, whole genome shotgun sequence genomic window carries:
- the LOC137713186 gene encoding glycerol-3-phosphate dehydrogenase [NAD(+)] GPDHC1, cytosolic, with translation MVGSIEAMDRNLYSNGSVHNFNALEEKLDELRSRLGKANGDPLRIVGVGAGAWGSVFAAVLQDSYGQFRDKVQIRIWRRPGRAVDRATAEHIFEVINSREDVLRRLIRRCAYLKYVEARLGDRTLYADEILKDGFCLNMVETPLCPLKVVTSLQEAVWDADIVVNGLPSTETKDVFEEISNYWNERITDPIIISLAKGIEAALEPLPHIITPTQMIHQATGVPIENILYLGGPNIASEIYNKEYANARICGAEKWRKPLAKFLRQPHFIVWDNSDLVTHEVMGGLKNVYAIGAGMVAALTKESATSKSVYFAHCTSEMIFITHLLTEEPEKLAGPLLADTYVTLLKGRNAWYGQMLAKGELNRDMGENISGKGMIQGVSAVKAFYELLSQSSLNVLHPEENKPVAPVELCPILKTLYKILITRKQSSQAILQALRDENLNDPRERIEIAHSHVFYRPSLLGQPLTSFRLQDKVVI, from the exons ATGGTGGGGAGCATTGAAGCTATGGATCGTAATTTGTACTCGAACGGGTCTGTTCacaactttaatgcattggagGAGAAGCTTGATGAGCTCCGGAGCCGCCTTGGAAAGGCTAATGGTGACCCTTTGAGAATTGTTGGTGTCGGGGCGGGTGCTTGGGGCAGTGTTTTTGCTGCTGTGTTGCAAGATAGCTATGGTCAATTTCGAGACAAGGTTCAAATAAGGATATGGAGAAGACCCGGAAGAGCTGTTGATAGAGCCACGGCTGAACATATTTTTGAAGTGATCAATTCGAGGGAAGATGTGTTGAGGAGGTTGATCAGGCGATGTGCATATTTGAAATATGTGGAGGCAAGGCTTGGGGATCGAACACTTTATGCCGATGAGATTTTGAAAGATGGGTTTTGTTTGAACATGGTTGAGACGCCGCTGTGCCCCTTGAAGGTTGTGACTAGTTTGCAGGAGGCTGTTTGGGATGCTGATATTGTGGTGAATGGCTTGCCATCAACGGAAACAAAAGATGTGTTTGAAGAGATTAGTAATTATTGGAATGAAAGAATCACAGATCCTATTATCATCTCTTTGGCAAAAGGTATCGAGGCCGCACTTGAGCCTCTCCCGCATATCATAACTCCCACGCAAATGATTCATCAAGCAA CCGGTGTACCTATAGAGAACATACTTTATCTGGGTGGCCCAAACATTGCCTCAGAAATCTACAACAAAGAATATGCTAATGCTCGAATATGCGGAGCTGAAAAGTGGAGAAAACCTCTCGCGAAGTTCTTAAGGCAACCCCATTTTATTGTCTGGGACAATAGTGATCTTGTTACACATGAAGTCATGGGTGGCTTAAAGAATGTCTATGCCATTGGAGCAG GGATGGTAGCAGCCCTCACAAAGGAGAGTGCTACCAGCAAATCCGTATACTTTGCACATTGTACCTCAGAGATGATATTTATCACTCATTTGTTGACGGAAGAGCCCGAGAAACTTGCAGGGCCTTTGTTGGCCGACACATATGTAACCCTGTTGAAAGGTCGCAATGCGTGGTATGGGCAAATGTTAGCCAAAGGGGAACTAAACCGGGATATGGGTGAAAACATCAGTGGCAAAGGAATGATTCAG GGTGTCTCTGCAGTTAAAGCATTTTATGAACTTCTCAGTCAGTCGAGCCTAAATGTGTTGCATCCTGAAGAAAACAAGCCTGTTGCTCCTGTAGAGCTCTGCCCCATCTTGAAGACGCTATATAAAATACTGATAACACG GAAGCAATCATCGCAAGCTATTCTTCAAGCGTTGAGGGATGAAAACTTGAACGATCCCAGGGAACGCATTGAGATTGCACACAGCCATGTCTTCTATAGGCCTTCCCTCCTCGGACAGCCTTTGACTAGTTTCCGACTGCAAGATAAAGTGGTGATATAA